cctaaccccaaaccctgacccctaacccctaaccttgatcctaaccctaaccccaaaccctgacccagaccctgaccccaaaccctgaccctAACTCTGACTGtcaccctaaccctaaccctgaccctaaccctaaccctgacccctaaccctaaccccaaaccctgaccctgaccctaaccccaaaccctgacccagaCCGTGACCCCTAACACTGACCCtaaccccaaaccctgacccctaacccctaaccttgatcctaaccctaaccctaaccccaaaccctgaccctgaccccctccccatccccggTGGGTGTGTGGGGCCGGGACCCCCGACCCCAGCTCCTCCCTTTGTGCCGCAGGCGCCGCATGAGCGCGGCCGAGTGCCTGGTGCACCCCTGGATCAAGGTGAGCGGCACAGGCAGGGCCTGGCAGACCCTGGCAGCGGGGTGGGGACGCGGTGCCAGTGCCGGTGCCAGCGCCGGTGCTGGTGCCACGTCCCTGTCCCCGCAGCCCCTGAGCAGGAAGCAGGCGCTGAGCCGGAGCCGTTCCTCCATCAACATGAGAAACTTCCGCAAGTTCAACGCCCGCAGGAAGTGGAAGGTGCCCGGCTGTGGGGTCCCAGCAGCCCTGAGTCCCCTGGGGAGCCCCCCCTGTGGTGAGGGGGGGGGTtagagctggggagggacccCCACCTCGGACCCCCTCCCTTCTGTCCCCCTGTAGCTCTCCTACAACACCGTGTCCGCCTGCAACCGGCTGTGCCGTGTGAggagggaggatgaggagctggtgagcccccagagcccacccagcatgggctggggaggggggagaagggatttgggggggtctcTCTATGGCAGtgccctctgtgctgcagaacCCCCGTTTTGGGCATCCCCCCTAttgctgggatgggatgagggGAGTGTGGTGGGGGGCTTGGCCAGAGATGTAGGGCGGGGTGCTGTGCAGTGAGGGGTACCCCCTCCTCTGGGGgaagccctgtccctgccctgcagcccccctgtgcccccagcgCTGCTGTGAGAGCGACCAAGAGGAGGAGAGGATCCCCCACGCCGTTCTGCTGCGCCGGcggaggagcagctgctcctgagctCCTCCCAAAAAACACAGGACCTCTGCGAGAGGAGCCTTGGGGGTCCCCCCATGGCCCCATCCAAGGGGCAGGCGCGCTCTCCACTCCTTGTTCCGGGGTGTTGGAGGGTCACTGGGGcatcagccagggctgggaccctcctccctgctttgtcctaatgagaaaaataaatgtcacctcctcctctgtCCTCTTCTCCTGCTTCTCCTTCCCCTTAAGGGTGGCTGCTCACAGCCAGGCCGGTGCTGCGTGCCCGCAGCTCCctccctcactgctgctgctctgtggggaCCCCAAAGCCGTGGGCTCCCGGCACCCCAGAGTCACCCTGCGAGGCAGAGTCGCCCTTACATTGTCCCTTCTGTGCCGTCCCATGGCTGCTTTGCTGATGTCCCCCCTCCAGAGAAACCTGGAacctcctgctctcctggggaaactgaggcaagaGGCAGTTCTTGCTTCCCTCCCACTGCGGCGCGGGGGGGCCGCCCTGTTTTCCCCCTCTCTATTTCCCAAACatgccctggccctggccctgacAGTTGTCAGGCTAAATATTTTGTGTGCGGCAGCCGAAAACAAAAGTGAAGGGGCCGCAGGGTCCGGGCAGGGTCCGTGGGGCCCCCCCCAGTCCCGGCGCTCCCCCGGTACCGGCCGGACGCGGCGCGGCAGAGCCCGAGAGCGGCGGGGACGGGGCCCTGGGGGTCCCGCTCGAGGATGGGGCCGAGGCTGGGGGTGATGCTGCTGGTCCTTGGccacctcccagtgccccccgtGTGGGCTCCCAGCGAAAGTAAGTGCTTGGGAGCGGGGTGGGGGGGTGCTTGCTTtggggggcagttttggggcgggggctgcctgtgctcagggGTCTGCAAGAGAAAAACCCCGAGGCAAAGCTCTTGGGGTGTTCCCTGTCTGAGTTTGCCCCCCGGTGCTGCAGACCCCCCGTtttgggcaggaggggcagggagtggcagccccctgctgctggggtggggtGAGGGGAGGGGAGCGGGGGGCTCGGCCGGGGATGGGTCCCTCAGCCCACCGGGATGGTGGGAAATTGTCACAGGAGTCGGGAGCGCTGCTCCCTGCGCAGCTGCTGCGGTGGGAAAGGTTGGGGAGGGGGTGccatggtggggaggggggcagCCGTTTTGGGTCTTATGGCCACAacaggggacagctgggggtacGACGAGGGTCTGTCGTTTGTcctgccttcccctctccctgccacccgtgcctcagtttccctagtcaccgaggggctgggggatgggAGCGGCGGAGGAAGAGGATGAAACACCAAGAGCTGCCCAAGGGACACACGacactgtccctgctccctctgggACCCCCGTCCTCTGTCTGTGCTCCCAGGGCACGGGGGACCCCTCCCCTTACAGGGGGACTTTGCGGGGTCAGGGAGGGATGGTGGCAGTGGGGATGGTAACTCTcacagggggacagagggacccTCCTGTCCTcagagggaggggacagggctccCAGTGAGGGGCTGAACTTGGGGTGAGGGGCTACGGGCACCTGCCAGAGCCACAGTGCCCACGGGGCCACAGTGCCCAGGGGGCCACGGTGCCCACGGTTCATGGGCGACACCAAAAGGGGAAAATTGCCACCAGACATGAGGTCACAAGGACATGGCCATGAGCCCGGGCTGGCAGCGGGCAGACAGGAGTGGACCATGCCCCTGGTCCCCTCCAGGACCTGGCCCTGGTTTCTGGCTGGGgatgctgtcagtgggaagctcTGTGCTCAGTCTGGCTCTGCATCCCTGCCAGGATCAGGaagcaggaggtgctggggctCGTGGTGTCCATTTCTGGGTGGAAAAGCCCCAGGACAgccagtgtggggctgggcagtgccagtggTAGCCTTGTGTGCCCCATTACCTTTCTGGGGACAAGGGGGCATTAATGGGGACAGCCTTGCTGGAGCTGCCACTGGGTAACCGTGGGGAAGGAGAAAAACCATCTGCACCCCCAGACAGcttcccccagggctgggacatgATTGTGGGGCTGACAAGGGGCAGGGCAGCCTGCCAGGCCTCGTTAGCATCGCTGCTGACGGACGCGCCGTGCCCCGGAGAGCCACGGCGCGCcggctgctgccagagctgctcacaTCTCCAATCCCAGCCACGCTTGACAGGCAGTACTGGGAAATTAAACCCCCCCGAGCATCACCTGGGGGTCCCCGGGTGGGAGCgggggctgccccatccccgcTGCTGCCCATGGGGTCCCCCTCTCGCCACCCCAGTCTGCGGCAGCATGGACATCCGCAACGACGTGTCCCAGCTGCGGAAGCTGGAGAACTGCTCCATCATCGAAGGCAACCTGCAGATCCTGCTGATGTTCACCACGGGCGCCGAGGACTTCCGGGGGCTCAGCTTCCCTCGCCTGCTCATGATCACAGAGTACCTGCTCCTTTTCCGCGTCTACGGGCTGGAGAGCCTGCGGGACCTCTTCCCCAACCTCTCCGTCATCCGCGGCACCAACCTCTTCTTCAGCTACGCCTTGGTCATCTTCGAGATGCCGCACCTGCGGGACGTGGggctgcacagcctgggccacaTCCTGCGCGGTTCCGTGCGCATCGAGCGCAACCAGGAGCTCTGCCACCTCTCCACCATCGactgggggctgctgctgcccgacAGCGCCGACAGCACCTACATCGTGGGCAATAAGCTGGCCGAGGAGTGTGCCGATGTCTGCCCGGGCATCCTGGATGTGGAGAAGCCGTGCGTGCAGACCAGCGTCAACGGACAGCTGGATTATCGCTGCTGGACCTCCAGCTACTGCCAGAAaggtgggtgctgctggcacGGGGCCTGCTTGGGCTGCTTTGCTGGGATGGTGCTGGTTTGCACTGCGGGGCAGACTGGGAGGGCgctggaggaggctgctggggccacCTGGGAATGGCAGGCCCGGCGTGTGgctcccctgctgctgtgcaggcagcACGGTGGGGTAACCAGATCCGTGCTGTATCATCCTCCGAGGAGAggccagctcctggctgctgtgtTTTCCCAGCGGCGAGGTAAATACAGGCCCCTCCTGAGCTCGTTTTCTGTAAACAGGAGAGCTGGTAATGAAATATGTACTATAAACACAGATCCTTATCAGGGCTGCAACCTCAGCTGTGGCCCCGGCCTGGCTGCACTGGGCAGATGGGGTTCAGCATGGGCCAAACCCCACCTTGTCCATCcatctgtcctgctgtccctccatgcAGCCCCTCATCCGCCCATCCAGCTGCTCACTCAGCCACCCACCAACCCACCTGCCCGGCCAGCCACTCATCACATGGCTGTCCATCCGTTCCTCCATCCCTTTGGGCACCCTTTCCATCAGTGCTGCCATGCCTCCATCCACTTCTCCATCAATCCATGCCTGTATTCCTCACTGCATACCTGCATCCTTCCCTTGCTCCCTCCGTTCTtgcatccccacatcccagcaTCCCTCCTTCAGTCCCAGCATCACGTTCTGCCCTTCGTCACaccatccctccctccatcaCCACATCCCAGCATCCCTCCTTCTGTCCCTGCATCACATTCTGCCCTTTGTCCCTCCATCACCACATCCCAGCATCCCTCCTTCTGTCCCTGCATTGCATTTCTCTCTTAACTCcaccatccctccctccctccctccctcaccaCATTCTTCCATCACCACATCCCAACATCCTTCCTTCTGTCCCTGCATCACATTcttccctgcatccctccctccatccctccctccatccctccatccctgcatcACATTCCTCCTTCATCCCACCAttcttccctccctccatcTCTGCATTCCTCCATCACCAAATCCATCCCcaccatccctccctccctgcatcccttCATCCCAcaatccatccctccctccatcaCCACATTCTtccatccccacatcccaccatccctccctctgtccctgcatcACATTTCTCTCTTCATTTCACCATCCCTCCCTCTATCCCTTCATTCCTCCATCACCAAATCCATCCCCACatccctccctgcatcccttcatcccatcatccatccctccctgcatccctgcatccctccctccatccctgcatcGCATTCCTCCCTCCGTCCCTTCATTCCTCCATCACCAAATCCATCCCcacatccctccctccatccctgcattGCTCTATCATTGAATCCctctgcccctgcatcccttcATCCCACCATCCATCCCTGCGTTCCTCTATCACCaaatccatccctccctccctccctgcatcacattcccccctcccttcatccctccctccatcccttcatccctccctccctccctgcatcacattcctccctccctccctccctccctccctccctccctccctccctccctccctccctccctccctccctccctccatccctacATCCCTGCATCACGTTCCTCCCTCCTTGCATTCCTCCATCACCAAATCCATCCCCACATCCCTCCCTGCACCCCTTCATCCCaccatccctccctccatctctctctctacCCCACCCTCCCTCCCgtttccccccagccctggaggaCGCCAGCAGCCCCCCgagcccttcccagctccctcctctccccgctgACCCCCATCCCAGGCCGGGCAGTGCCCCGTGCCCACACGCCGTGTCTCCCCTCGCAGTGTGCCCGTGCGGCGCGGGCTCGGCGTGCACGGCAGCGGGCGAGTGCTGCCACGCCGAGTGCCTGGGGGGCTGCGGCCGCCCCCACGACAGACGGGCCTGCGTGGCCTGCCGCCACTTCCACTTCAACGGGCACTGCCTGCCCTCGTGCCCGCCCCGCACCTACGAGTACGAGGGCTGGCGCTGCGTCACGGCCGAGTACTGCGCCAGCCTGCGCAAGGTCTCCCACAACCCCCGCGACGCCTCCAAGTTCGTCATCCACCAGCGGCAGTGCCTGTCCGAGTGCCCCTCGGGATACACCAGGAACGAGAGCAGGTGCGGGTGTCCCCGGTGCCCCGGCACGGGCGCGGTGGTGGCACGCTGGCTGGCTCACGTCCTGTCTCTGTCGCCCTGCCCGCAGCATGTTCTGTCACAAGTGTGAGGGGCTGTGTCCCAAGGAGTGCAAGGTGGGCACCAAGACCATCGACTCGATGCAGGCGGCgcaggagctggggggctgCACCCTCGTCGAGGGGAACCTCATCCTCAACATCCGCCGGGGCTGTGAGTGCCTGAGCTGGCCCTGCCGAGCCCACCCCGTGtgggagagctgctgtggagggcAGGGGGTGGAGGAAGGGGGGTGTTTTGCCTCGCAGGGTGAATTAATGGGGAGGTTCCCCTCTCCCTGAGCTCATGCGGCGTGTCATTCCCAGATAACCTGGCCTcggagctgcagagcagcctggggctcattGAGACCATCACAGGCTTCCTGAAGATCAAGCACTCCTTCGCCCTCGTCTCCTTGTCCTTCTTCAAGAACCTGAAACTGATCCGTGGTGACTCCATGGTGGATGGGTGAGGATGgtgtgggtttgggggggacATGTGGCCCTGAGGGTGCCCTTGCCCACTGCCTCCATCCACACCTCCTCCCCCAGGAATTACACCCTGTACGTCCTGGACAACCAgaacctgcagcagctctgggactgGAGCCACCACATCCTCTCCATCCCCGTGGGCAAGATGTACTTTGCGTTCAATCCCAAGCTGTGCCTGGCCGAGATCTATCGCATGGAGGAGGTGACGGGCACCAAGGGCCGGCAGAACAAGGCGGAGATCAACCCCCGCACCAACGGGGACCGGGCGTCCTGTGAGTACGGGCATGGGGACAGCCAGCAGTGCCACGACCCTCTGCCTGagccctgcctcctccccaCAGGCAAGACCCAGACCCTGCGCTTCATCTCCAACGTCACCGAGTCCGATCGCATCTTCCTCAAGTGGGAGCGGTACCGGCCCCCCGAGTACCGCGACCTCCTCAGCTTCATTGTCTACTACAAGGAGTCGTAAGTGCTGCCTCTTGTAGAGAGCTTGGGAATGCCAGCCTGTGGtgtcctctgtccctgctggacGCTGCCGGGACCGTCCCTGATGCCCGGTGTGGGGCAGACCCTTCCAGAACGTGTCGGAGTACGTGGGGCAGGATGCCTgcggggcccagagctggaacGTGCTGGATGTGGATCTGCCCCTGAGCAGCGAGCAGGAGCCAGGCGTGACGCTGCTCAACCTCCGTCCCTGGACCCAATACGCCATCTTCGTGCGCGCCATCACCCTCACCACGGCCGAGGAAGGACGCAACTACGGGGCACAGAGCGAGGTGGTTTACATCCGCACCATGCCAGCGGGtaaggggctggcagggggctggcaaTGCCCGTGGTAGACCCCCCTTCCACCCCCAGGAAAGCCTGACCACCCCTGTGTCTTCCCAGCCCCGACGGTGCCCCGGGACGTCATCTCCATGTCCAACTCTTCGTCCCACATCGTGGTGCGTTGGAAGCCGCCCACGCAGCGCAACGGCAACATCGCCTACTACCtggtgctgtggcagcagctggccGAGGACATGGAGCTCTACATCAACGACTACTGCCACAAAGGTgaggccaggcagggcaggggcagcacgGCAGCCAGGAATGCCAGCGGGACATGGGTGGTGCCActgagccaggctctgccagccctgcccgtTGCTTCCCACAGGACTGAAGCTGCCCACCAGCAGCGCAGACACGCGTTTCGGGTTTGGGGATGGTCCCGAGGGGGAGCAGGATGCCGAGGAGAGGTGCTGCCCCTGCCGCCCCACTGACGGGCAGCTCCGCATGGAGGGCGAGGCCGAGTCCTTCCAGAAGAAGTTTGAGAACTTCCTCCACAATTCCATCACCATCCCCAGGTGCCATCTGGGGGGGTTCCCTGCTTTGGGGGGCTCCCTCAAGCTGGGTGCGTGGGTCTGCCTGGGTGGGGGGGTCCagtggctgcccctggcagaCCCTTTAACTGATTTCCCGCTGTCTCAGGCCACCCTGGAAGGTGACGTCCATCAATAAGAACCCACAGAGGTGAGCTGggacctcccaaaaaactcacttcttTCTTAACCTACAACAACCAGCCTGGGGGATCTCCCCTCTGCTGACCAATTTTGGGGGACAACCCCCTGCCTCAACTCCCCACCACTTCCTGTCCCCAAAGCAGGACCCCAAAGCAGCGCAGGGACGTGGTGGCCGTCACACCCGCGGCCAACGCTTCCTCAGCGGAGCCGCTGGCCCCGAGCCGCCCGGGAGGCGAGCCCAAGCCTGACTTCCAGATCTTCGAGGACAAGGTGGTGCGTGACCGGGCGGTGCTGTCGCGGCTGCGCCACTTCACCGAGTACCGCATCGACATCCACGCCTGCAACCACGCCGCGCACACCGTGGGCTGCAGCGCCGCCACCTTCGTCTTCGCCAGGACCATGCCCGAGCGTGCGTCCCCAGCCCTTCCAAACGCCGCCCTGGCCGTGCTGGGATGTTGTTGAGATGGGGGTTGGCAGTGGGTGATGCCCCCAGGAGCTGACTCCCTCTGTGCCTCTATCCAGTGCAAGCTGACAACATTCCTGGGAATGTCACGTGGGAGCCGGCTGGCAAGAACAGTGTCCTGCTGCGCTGGGAGGAGCCCAGGAACCCCAACGGGCTCATCCTCAAGTATGAGATTAAGTACAGCCGGGAGAGTGAGGTGAGAACCTGCTGTGGcatcccctgcccagccctgccaggtcTGGTTAGAGGGGCACGGCACCCATGCCACACCACACCAAACCACACCatcccatctccatctccatctccatcccatctccatcccatcccatcccatcccatcccatcccatcccatcccatcccatcccatcccatcccatcccatccctctcCCAAGGCTTACACATGGCTGGGGGGGATGAAacccctctgccaccctcacGTTGTCCCCTCCAGGAGGTCACCACCGTTGTCTGTGTCTCACGCCATCGCTATTCCAAGTACGGGGGTGTCcacctggctctgctccagccagggAATTACTCAGCCAAGGTCCGGGCCACCTCGCTGGCTGGCAATGGATCGTGGACAGGGCTGGTCAAGTTTTACATCCTGGGGCCAGGTacctgcaggggacagggggacatcaACAGGGACCTTggcgggcagggaggggacagctgtGGGGCCGGGGAGCTGGGGCACTCTGGGGAattgggctgtgctgctggggtggagctgtggggccaggggatgctgctgggcCTGGCTGCTGAAGGTGGGAGTGGTTGCTGGACTGGGAATCTGAGGGGTTCAGGGATGATCCTGGCCTGAGGCACTGGagcatcacagaatcatttgggttggaaaagcctCCGAGACCAGTGAGTCCAAATgttccctcagcactgccaaggctgTCACTGACcgatgtccccaagtgccacatccacacctCTGTTAAATCCCCCAGGGACAAAGACTTCACCAGTGCCCTGCGCAGCCTGCTCCAATGCTTTCCAGTTTTccccaatatccaatctaaacctcccctggggcaacttgaggccatttcctctggtcctgtccctgttccctgggagcagagcccgatccccacctggctgtcccctcctgtcagggagttgttcagagccagaaggtcccccctgagcctccttttctctagGATGAGCCGCCCCCCACACCCCTcaggtgctcctggtgctccacacccttccccagctctgatCCCTTCTCTGGTCACATTCCAGTCCCCCTTTCCTGCCTTGTGGGGTCCAAAACTGACTTGAGGTCCCTCAACAGTGCCCAGCACTCATTTTCTTCTCGGGTCTCTTTTGGGTACTAATGGATTCatagaaacattttttattgtCTCTCATGGCAGATTCAGTTCTAGTTGGGTTTTGGTCCTTCTAATTTTCATTCTTGTCCTGAGCTTCCTCAGATCCTCCTGAACTTCCCACCCTCTCTTCCAAAGATCAAAACCTCTCCTTTCTCCCTCAGTTCCAGCCACAGACCTCTGCTCAGCCAGATGGGTCTTCTTCCCATCCTTCATCCAAGGATGCTGCTGGATTGAGGAGCTTGGGGATTGGGGAGGTGGACACTGGGACAAAAGGGTTGAGGGATGCTCTGGGACGGGCACACAGGGATCGGAGGGTGCTGCTGGTCTGGGGAGCTGGACTGGTGGTGTCCCATGTGAGGTGGGATCAGTGTCCAGACCCTGATCCATGGCCACCTGCTCCTGGCAGCCGAGGAAGAGTCCAGCAGCTTCTACGTCCTGCTCACCGTCACGCCCGTGGTGCTCATGGTGCTCATCTCCTGCCTGGCCGTCTTTGTCTTCTTCTACAACAAGAAGAGGTAACGACCCCCCTGccccaccagggctgggctggggtgggatcTGGTCCAACCaggcctgggaagggctggggggaggcagcagctcccagcgctGCCCACCCCTGGCAGGAACCATGACGGGTACCCCAGCGGGACGCTCTACGCCTCCGTCAACCCCGAGTACTTCAGCGCCTCGGACAGTACGTGGGGACGTGGGGACAGGCAGAGCCACCCCAAAGGGCCACCGAGCCCTTTCTGTGCTGGGGTCAGGCtggaggggatggggaaggggTGGGGTGAGAATGGGATgggagtgggatgggatggagatgAGTATCGGGGTGGGGATGGAGACGGAGATGAGGGGAATGGAGGTGGGAATGGgaaagggatggggacagggaggaggaTGGTGATGGGATGGAGATGATGGGATGGAGATGATGGGATGGAGATGATGGGATGGAGATGATGGGAtggagatgggaatgggaatgggaattggaTGGGGATGGAGTGAGGACAGGGAGGAGGATGGTGATGGGATGGAGATGGGAATGAGAATGGGATGAAGATCAAGATGGGGatggggtggggacagggaggaggaTGGTGATGGGATGGAGAtgatggggaatgggaatgggaatggtaatgggaatgggaatgggaatgagaataggaatgggaatgggcatgggaatgggaatgggaatgggatggggatggggaccgGGAGGAGAATGGTGATGGGATGGAGAtgatggggaatgggaatgggaatgggaatgggaatgagaataggaatgggaatgggaatgggaatgggaatgggaatgggaatgggatggggatggggactgGCAGGAGGATGGTGATGGGATGGTGAGAAAGGGATGgagatgaggatgaggatggagacAAGGACGGGAATGGGAtggagatgggaatggggacGGGGACTAGGATGGTGATGACACGGAGATGAGGATGGGGATGTGGATGGGGTTAGTCACAGTGACAGGGACGGCGTGATCCCCACTCACCCCACAGTGTACATGCCTGATGAGTGGGAGGTGTCCCGGGAGAAGATCACAGTGATccgggagctgggacagggctccTTTGGGATGGTGTAtgagggggtggcactggggctggtCACGGAGGGAGAGGAGACCAAGGTGGCCCTGAAGACAGTCAACGAGCTGGCCACCATGCGGGAGCGCATCGAGTTCCTCAACGAGGCCTCCGTCATGAAAGCCTTCAAGTGCCACCACGTGGTAGGTGGGCAGCTGAGGGGGAGCGAGGGGACATGGCGGGTCTGGCCACTGACACGCCAGCCCTCTTTGTCCCTGCAGGTCCGTCTGCTGGGCGTGGTATCCCAGGGCCAGCCAGCTTTGGTCATCATGGAGCTGATGACACGTGGGGACCTGAAGAGCTACCTGCGTTCACTCAGGCCCGAAGCCGAGGTGAGGGGCTGGTCAGGTGCCAGGAGAAGGGACACTCACCCTGCTCCAGGGGGGTGCTGgcgtggccctgccccagccctgacTCTGTGCACGGTGCAGAACAACCCCGGGCTGCCCCCGCCGTCGCTGAAGGACATGATCCAGATGGCGGGCGAGATCGCCGACGGCATGGCCTACCTCAGCGCCAA
This window of the Passer domesticus isolate bPasDom1 chromosome 32, bPasDom1.hap1, whole genome shotgun sequence genome carries:
- the INSRR gene encoding insulin receptor-related protein — its product is MLLVLGHLPVPPVWAPSEICGSMDIRNDVSQLRKLENCSIIEGNLQILLMFTTGAEDFRGLSFPRLLMITEYLLLFRVYGLESLRDLFPNLSVIRGTNLFFSYALVIFEMPHLRDVGLHSLGHILRGSVRIERNQELCHLSTIDWGLLLPDSADSTYIVGNKLAEECADVCPGILDVEKPCVQTSVNGQLDYRCWTSSYCQKVCPCGAGSACTAAGECCHAECLGGCGRPHDRRACVACRHFHFNGHCLPSCPPRTYEYEGWRCVTAEYCASLRKVSHNPRDASKFVIHQRQCLSECPSGYTRNESSMFCHKCEGLCPKECKVGTKTIDSMQAAQELGGCTLVEGNLILNIRRGYNLASELQSSLGLIETITGFLKIKHSFALVSLSFFKNLKLIRGDSMVDGNYTLYVLDNQNLQQLWDWSHHILSIPVGKMYFAFNPKLCLAEIYRMEEVTGTKGRQNKAEINPRTNGDRASCKTQTLRFISNVTESDRIFLKWERYRPPEYRDLLSFIVYYKESPFQNVSEYVGQDACGAQSWNVLDVDLPLSSEQEPGVTLLNLRPWTQYAIFVRAITLTTAEEGRNYGAQSEVVYIRTMPAAPTVPRDVISMSNSSSHIVVRWKPPTQRNGNIAYYLVLWQQLAEDMELYINDYCHKGLKLPTSSADTRFGFGDGPEGEQDAEERCCPCRPTDGQLRMEGEAESFQKKFENFLHNSITIPRPPWKVTSINKNPQRTPKQRRDVVAVTPAANASSAEPLAPSRPGGEPKPDFQIFEDKVVRDRAVLSRLRHFTEYRIDIHACNHAAHTVGCSAATFVFARTMPELQADNIPGNVTWEPAGKNSVLLRWEEPRNPNGLILKYEIKYSRESEEVTTVVCVSRHRYSKYGGVHLALLQPGNYSAKVRATSLAGNGSWTGLVKFYILGPAEEESSSFYVLLTVTPVVLMVLISCLAVFVFFYNKKRNHDGYPSGTLYASVNPEYFSASDMYMPDEWEVSREKITVIRELGQGSFGMVYEGVALGLVTEGEETKVALKTVNELATMRERIEFLNEASVMKAFKCHHVVRLLGVVSQGQPALVIMELMTRGDLKSYLRSLRPEAENNPGLPPPSLKDMIQMAGEIADGMAYLSANKFVHRDLAARNCMVSEDFTVKIGDFGMTRDIYETDYYRKGGKGLLPVRWMSPEALKDGIFNTQSDVWSFGVVLWEIATLAEQPYQGMSNEQVLRFVMDNGILERPENCPDELHELMCLCWQQNPRQRPSFVQLLERIKDHMAPAFRTLSFFYSPENGHHGSGEPSSTETDPPPEEDEPPASPLPARRDHSPGQLPNGTASL